The Choloepus didactylus isolate mChoDid1 chromosome 13, mChoDid1.pri, whole genome shotgun sequence genome contains a region encoding:
- the LECT2 gene encoding leukocyte cell-derived chemotaxin-2: MFSTRILPLAVLISTVLAGPWANICAGKFSNEIRTCDSYGCGQYTAQRNHRPHQGVDVLCSDGSTVYAPFTGIIVSQEKPYKNKNAINNGVRISGRRFCIKMFYIKPNKYTGSIKKGEKLGTLLPLQKVYPGIQSHVHIENCDMSDPTAYL; this comes from the exons ATGTTTTCCACAAGAATTCTCCCTTTGGCGGTATTGATTTCAACTG TATTGGCTGGGCCATGGGCTAACATATGTGCTGGCAAGTTTTCCAATGAAATCCGGACCTGTGATAGCTATGGCTGTGGACAGTACACTGCTCAAAG AAATCATAGGCCTCACCAGGGTGTGGATGTCTTGTGCTCTGATGGATCTACTGTGTATGCACCTTTCACCGGAATAATTGTGAGCCAGGAGAaaccttataaaaataaaaatgctatcaATAACGGTGTTCGGATATCTGGAAGAA gaTTCTGTATCAAAATGTTCTATATTAAGCCAAATAAGTATACAGGTTCtatcaaaaagggagaaaaactgGGAACTCTGTTGCCCTTGCAGAAAGTTTATCCTGGCATACAATCTCATGTACATATTGAAAATTGTGACATGAGTGATCCTACTGCGTACCTGTAA